One window of Mucilaginibacter inviolabilis genomic DNA carries:
- a CDS encoding histone H1-like protein encodes MKKFTEVKELVASLEADADKFYNKGNSAAGTRVRKGMQDLKNLAQAIRLEVQEAKNKEA; translated from the coding sequence ATGAAAAAATTCACTGAAGTAAAAGAGCTTGTAGCTTCATTGGAGGCCGACGCCGACAAATTCTACAACAAAGGAAACAGCGCTGCCGGAACACGTGTTCGTAAAGGTATGCAAGATCTTAAAAACCTGGCTCAGGCTATCCGTCTGGAAGTTCAGGAAGCTAAAAATAAAGAAGCTTAG
- a CDS encoding glycoside hydrolase family 125 protein — MLTRRHFIKLNGVAAAGITLGVTPSLFASTLPAFESKRPKLADRKFTSKAVEAIIQKVKKDIKDPELAWLFENCYPNTLDTTVNYSEANGKPDTFVITGDINAMWMRDSSAQVWPYLPLIKTDAALQKLILGVLSRQAKCVQIDPYANAFNQGPTGSEWDTDRTDMKPELHERKWEIDSLCYPVRLAYNYWKISGDSSFFDESWQKAGKIILKTFKEQQRKEDKGPYHFQRKTEVASDTAPNRGYGNPIKPVGLICSIFRPSDDATIYPFLIPSNYFAVTSLNQMAEMYATIGNDSGTSAACRALAAEVDAALKKYAVAQHPEYGKILAFEADGYGNQLFMDDSNVPSLLALPYLDSLPVTDLLYQNTRKFVLSENNPYFFKGKVAEGIGGPHVGIGYIWPMAIIMRGLTSTHKDEITECLRLLKTTHAGTGFMHESFNKDNADDFTRKWFAWANTLFGELIIKTHQHYPDILQKII; from the coding sequence ATGCTCACCAGAAGACATTTTATCAAACTGAACGGCGTAGCCGCCGCGGGTATTACCCTGGGTGTTACACCGTCGTTATTTGCCAGTACTTTGCCTGCTTTTGAAAGTAAACGCCCTAAACTGGCCGATCGTAAATTTACCAGTAAGGCGGTCGAAGCCATCATTCAAAAGGTGAAAAAAGATATTAAAGATCCGGAACTGGCCTGGCTGTTTGAAAACTGCTATCCCAATACCCTGGATACTACCGTAAATTATTCAGAAGCCAATGGTAAGCCAGATACATTTGTAATTACCGGTGATATAAACGCCATGTGGATGCGCGACTCATCGGCACAGGTTTGGCCGTATTTGCCTCTGATCAAGACTGACGCTGCCCTACAAAAACTGATATTGGGGGTATTGAGCCGCCAGGCTAAGTGCGTACAGATAGACCCTTATGCCAATGCCTTTAATCAGGGCCCAACCGGCAGTGAATGGGATACCGATCGTACTGATATGAAACCAGAGTTACATGAACGCAAATGGGAGATCGATTCCCTTTGCTATCCTGTACGATTGGCTTATAACTACTGGAAAATCAGCGGCGACAGCAGCTTTTTTGATGAAAGCTGGCAAAAAGCTGGTAAGATCATCCTGAAAACCTTTAAGGAGCAGCAGCGTAAAGAGGATAAAGGCCCTTATCATTTTCAACGGAAAACCGAAGTAGCCAGTGACACTGCACCTAACAGAGGTTATGGTAATCCTATTAAACCTGTCGGTTTGATTTGCTCTATCTTCCGCCCCTCAGATGATGCTACCATTTATCCATTCCTGATACCATCAAACTATTTTGCGGTTACCAGTTTAAATCAAATGGCCGAAATGTACGCTACCATTGGTAATGATAGCGGAACATCTGCCGCTTGCCGTGCTCTTGCCGCCGAAGTTGACGCTGCTCTTAAAAAATATGCAGTAGCCCAGCATCCGGAATATGGCAAAATATTGGCTTTTGAGGCGGATGGCTATGGCAATCAATTGTTCATGGACGATTCTAACGTGCCCAGTTTATTGGCGCTGCCTTACCTGGATTCGTTGCCGGTTACTGATCTGCTATATCAAAACACCCGTAAGTTTGTGCTGAGCGAAAACAATCCATACTTTTTTAAAGGCAAGGTAGCCGAAGGTATTGGAGGTCCGCACGTGGGTATAGGTTATATATGGCCTATGGCCATTATTATGCGTGGTTTAACGTCTACACATAAAGACGAGATCACGGAGTGTTTGCGATTGTTAAAAACCACGCATGCCGGTACGGGCTTTATGCATGAGTCGTTTAATAAGGATAATGCCGATGATTTTACCCGTAAATGGTTTGCCTGGGCCAATACCTTATTTGGCGAATTGATCATCAAAACACACCAGCATTATCCGGATATATTGCAGAAAATCATTTAA